The genomic DNA GCGAACTTCCTGGCACTGGCCATCGACCATTCGGTCCTGCCCTCTGTCCTGGGCACCATCGCCGGTGACGACACCGTCATGATGGTGACCCGGGAACCCGACGGCGGCGCCGACCTGGCCGCGCGGTTCCTGCGCATCGCAGATGACGCCACCAACAACGGCACGGCCCCTGAAAGCCGGATCCTGTAACCGTGCAGAAGCCGGTCCCGGACCGCACCCCACCAACTTCATCCTGAACCAACCAGCAGCCCCCAGGGGCTGCGTCCAATGCAAGAGGAGCAAATTTCGTGAGTGAACGTATTGTTCTGGCCTACTCCGGTGGCCTGGATACGTCAGTAGCCATCGGCTGGATCGCCGAGGCAACCGGTGCTGAAGTCATCGCCGTCGCCGTAGACGTAGGACAGGGCGGCGAGTCCCTGGAGACCATCCGCCAGCGCGCCCTGGACTGCGGTGCCGTGGAAGCCTACGTGGCGGATGCCCGTGAGGAATTCGCCGCCGAGTACTGCATGCCGGCGCTGAAGGCCAACGGCCTGTACATGGATTCCTACCCGCTGGTTTCCGCCCTGTCCCGCCCGGTGATCGTCAAGCACCTGGTGGCCGCCGCGCGCCAGTTCGGTGCCACCACGGTCTCGCACGGCTGCACCGGCAAGGGCAATGACCAGGTCCGCTTCGAAGTCGGCATCCAGACCCTGGGCCCGGACCTGAAGTGCATTGCACCGGTCCGGGACCTGGCCCTGACCCGCGACAAGGCGATTTCCTTCGCAGAAGCCAAGAACCTGCCGATCGCCACCACCAAGAAGAACCCGTTCTCCATTGACGCCAACGTCTGGGGCCGCGCGGTGGAAACCGGCTTCCTGGAAGACATCTGGAACGGACCCACCCCGGACGTCTACGAGTACACCTCCGATCCCGCGGCAGCACCTGCCGCCGACGAAGTGGTCATCACCTTCAAGGAAGGCATCCCGGTGGCCATCGACGGCAAGCCCGTCACCCCGCTGCAGGCCATCGAGGAAATGAACCGCCGCGCCGGCGCCCAGGGCATCGGCCGGATCGACATTGTCGAGGACCGCCTGGTGGGCATCAAGAGCCGCGAAATCTACGAAGCGCCGGGCGCCATGGCGCTGATGGCGGCCCACCGCGAACTCGAAAACGTCACGGTGGAACGCGAGCAGGCCCGCTTCAAGAAGACGGTTGGCCAGCGCTGGACCGAGCTGGTCTATGACGGCCAGTGGTTCTCCCCGCTGAAACAGTCCCTGGACGCCTTCATCGAAGACACCCAGAAGTATGTTTCCGGGGACATCCGCATGAACATGCACGGCGGCCGCGCCGTAGTGACCGGACGCCGCTCCGATTCCTCGCTGTATGACTTCAACCTGGCCACCTACGACACCGGCGACAGCTTCGACCAGTCCATGGCCCGCGGTTTCATCGAGCTGTTCGGGATGTCCTCCAAGGTGGCCTCCGGCCGCGACCAGCGCCTAGCAGAAGGTAAGTAAG from Arthrobacter zhangbolii includes the following:
- a CDS encoding argininosuccinate synthase, giving the protein MSERIVLAYSGGLDTSVAIGWIAEATGAEVIAVAVDVGQGGESLETIRQRALDCGAVEAYVADAREEFAAEYCMPALKANGLYMDSYPLVSALSRPVIVKHLVAAARQFGATTVSHGCTGKGNDQVRFEVGIQTLGPDLKCIAPVRDLALTRDKAISFAEAKNLPIATTKKNPFSIDANVWGRAVETGFLEDIWNGPTPDVYEYTSDPAAAPAADEVVITFKEGIPVAIDGKPVTPLQAIEEMNRRAGAQGIGRIDIVEDRLVGIKSREIYEAPGAMALMAAHRELENVTVEREQARFKKTVGQRWTELVYDGQWFSPLKQSLDAFIEDTQKYVSGDIRMNMHGGRAVVTGRRSDSSLYDFNLATYDTGDSFDQSMARGFIELFGMSSKVASGRDQRLAEGK